A window of Cryptomeria japonica chromosome 3, Sugi_1.0, whole genome shotgun sequence contains these coding sequences:
- the LOC131040561 gene encoding glucan endo-1,3-beta-glucosidase-like produces MASRVGVCYGMVADNLPRPQEALKLLWEWATMSFDFLAENESPFMANVYPYFSYLDNKAQISSDYALFRSSTAVVNDGGLLYKNLFDAMIDSLIAAVERMGYLNIEIMVTESGWPLESGGIEEAANMENARIYNNNLIRHVLSEEGTPRRPERLIDAYIFGLFNENLKFGQKTERHFGLFHPDKSPVYHVDFSFG; encoded by the exons ATGGCGTCCAGAG TTGGGGTGTGCTATGGAATGGTGGCCGACAATCTTCCGCGTCCACAAGAG GCATTGAAGTTATTGTGGGAGTGGGCAACGATGAGCTTCGACTTCCTGGCAGAAAACGAGTCTCCTTTCATGGCAAATGTGTATCCATACTTCAGCTACCTGGACAACAAAGCCCAGATATCATCAGATTACGCGTTGTTTAGGTCGTCCACTGCTGTGGTGAACGACGGAGGTCTTCTGTATAAAAATCTGTTCGACGCAATGATCGATTCGTTGATTGCAGCCGTGGAGAGAATGGGATATCTGAATATAGAGATAATGGTGACTGAGAGCGGGTGGCCCTTGGAGTCGGGGGGGATTGAAGAAGCCGCTAACATGGAGAATGCAAGGATTTACAATAACAATCTAATTAGGCATGTGTTGTCCGAGGAAGGAACACCCAGGAGACCAGAAAGGCTAATCGATGCATACATTTTTGGCCTTTTCAATGAGAACTTGAAGTTCGGCCAAAAGACGGAACGCCATTTTGGACTCTTCCATCCTGATAAAAGCCCTGTTTACCATGTCGATTTCTCCTTTGGATGA
- the LOC131040327 gene encoding glucan endo-1,3-beta-glucosidase-like, translating into MAARVGVCYGMLGNLPSPREVVELLKRHNIGKVRIFEAHHEALRALENTGIEVIVGLRNEELEKIAGNQAAANGWVKDNVGAFYPAANIKYISVGNEVLHYGNEKYVSYLVPAIRNIQTAVRNANLHKDIRVSTTHASSVLGNSYPPSQGEFRNDLKSTLRPLLNLLAENGSPFMANVYPYFSYAGNKAHISLDYALFKPSAPVVHDEGREYRNLFDAMVDALIAACERAGHPDLPLLVTESGWPSAGDDHDYEARAVTVDNAKVYNNNLIRHVSSNQGTPRRPGKPIHTYVFSLFNENLKPGPEIERHFGLFYPNKNPVYPVNFTPY; encoded by the exons ATGGCGGCCAGAG TTGGAGTGTGTTATGGAATGTTAGGGAATCTGCCCAGCCCGCGCGAGGTGGTAGAGTTGTTAAAGCGTCACAACATCGGAAAAGTGAGGATTTTCGAGGCACATCACGAAGCTCTGAGAGCCCTGGAAAACACAGGCATAGAAGTAATAGTGGGACTGAGGAACGAGGAGCTTGAGAAGATAGCAGGCAACCAGGCGGCAGCCAACGGGTGGGTGAAGGACAACGTTGGCGCCTTCTACCCGGCGGCCAACATCAAATACATTTCAGTGGGAAACGAGGTGTTGCATTACGGAAACGAGAAATATGTCTCATATCTCGTCCCTGCAATCCGAAACATTCAGACCGCAGTCCGCAACGCCAATCTGCACAAGGATATAAGGGTGTCCACCACCCACGCCTCATCTGTGCTGGGGAATTCTTATCCGCCTTCGCAGGGAGAGTTCCGCAACGATCTCAAGAGCACACTCCGCCCCCTGCTGAACTTGTTGGCTGAGAACGGGTCTCCATTCATGGCGAATGTGTACCCTTATTTCAGCTATGCCGGCAACAAGGCCCACATATCCCTAGACTATGCGCTCTTCAAGCCCTCTGCCCCGGTGGTCCACGACGAAGGTCGTGAATACAGGAACTTGTTCGATGCCATGGTGGACGCTCTCATTGCCGCGTGTGAGAGAGCGGGACATCCAGACCTACCCCTGCTCGTTACAGAGAGTGGGTGGCCCTCTGCGGGAGATGATCATGATTATGAGGCCCGGGCGGTCACCGTGGACAACGCCAAGGTCTACAATAACAACCTCATCAGGCACGTCTCCTCCAACCAGGGAACGCCCAGGAGACCTGGAAAGCCCATCCACACCTACGTTTTCTCCTTGTTCAACGAGAATTTGAAGCCCGGACCAGAGATCGAGCGCCATTTTGGCCTCTTCTATCCCAATAAAAACCCAGTTTACCCCGTCAACTTCACTCCATACTAG